A single Anopheles arabiensis isolate DONGOLA chromosome 2, AaraD3, whole genome shotgun sequence DNA region contains:
- the LOC120908421 gene encoding odorant receptor 49b-like has translation FSFSYLGTELIEQSEAVADAIFHSKWYTQKLNRQKDMCFLMMRANKPVKLTAAKLFVVTRDSFTQVIKQAYTIFTLMSQFLDNPVN, from the exons ttttccTTCTCTTACCTCGGCACTGAGCTCATTGAGCAAAGCGAAGCAGTAGCGGATGCAATTTTCCACAGCAAATGGTACACGCAGAAGCTGAACAGACAGAAAGACATGTGTTTCTTGATGATGCGAGCAAATAAGCCGGTGAAATTGACTGCCGCCAAGTTGTTCGTTGTAACACGCGATTCCTTCACCCAG GTGATTAAACAGGCATACACAATCTTTACATTGATGTCACAGTTTTTGGACAACCCtgtgaattaa
- the LOC120897843 gene encoding odorant receptor Or2-like, protein MDSNSKKETFPLIQISTKMLQIIRLWNESSGQRMSTFGALLIAVFPIMWLIPSWLFIVSSQDNIKRLMKAINEQIVFCIVFLKFSFYAIHFRRWEQLFYDLQRSFSTVVNNPSLEIQTILGHVTKSTHKLTKYYCSIVSFNGAAYGLFPMLFIVVKYAVTGSYDVPLSTPIEGNYFIPGFRTNFWVWLPFNLAQNVVLQCHSFAVITIECFTWNLVYATSCMFRILQIQATELLDRSRDKKEWNIKFKTFIALHDSVLRSARTLEAILSGQILLLYVSTILAVCLGMVVLTLAIEDVYLLLTTFVAFGYCMFQMFSFSYLGTELIEQSEAVADGIFNSKWYEEDVKVQKDLSFVLMRAKKPVRLTAAKLFVVTRDSFTQVMKQAYTIFALMSQFLDDIAN, encoded by the exons ATGGATAGCAACAGTAAGAAAGAAACATTTCCTCTAATTCAGATTTCCACTAAGATGTTACAAATTATCCGTTTGTGGAATGAATCATCTGGGCAAAGAATGTCGACATTCGGTGCGCTATTGATTGCCGTGTTCCCAATAATGTGGCTTATCCCTAGCTGGTTGTTTATAGTAAGCTCGCAGGACAATATCAAGCGTTTGATGAAGGCGATCAACGAACAGATAGTGTTTTGTATagtgtttttgaaatttaGCTTCTATGCAATTCATTTTCGTCGTTGGGAGCAGTTATTTTACGATCTGCAACGTTCGTTCAGCACCGTTGTGAACAATCCCAGTCTCGAGATTCAAACCATATTGGGACACGTAACGAAATCGACCCATAAGCTCACTAAATACTATTGCTCTATAGTAAGCTTCAACGGTGCTGCGTACGGCTTATTTCCAATGTTGTTCATAGTGGTTAAATATGCCGTGACGGGCTCGTACGACGTACCGCTTTCAACACCGATTGAAGGAAA CTATTTTATCCCCGGTTTTCGTACAAACTTTTGGGTTTGGTTGCCCTTTAATTTAGCCCAAAATGTGGTGCTGCAGTGTCATAGCTTTGCTGTAATTACCATTGAATGCTTCACATGGAATCTTGTGTATGCCACATCCTGTATGTTTCGAATCCTGCAAATCCAAGCCACCGAGCTTTTAGATCGAAGTCGGGATAAAAAAGAATGGAACATCAAGTTTAAAACATTCATAGCTCTGCATGATTCTGTGCTGAG ATCGGCTAGGACACTGGAGGCAATTTTGAGCGGTCAGATATTATTACTTTATGTTTCTACAATTTTGGCTGTATGTCTTGGAATGGTAGTGCTGACCCTG GCCATCGAAGATGTTTATCTCCTGTTAACAACGTTTGTCGCATTTGGCTACTGTATGTTTCAaatgttttccttctcttATCTCGGCACTGAGCTCATAGAGCAAAGCGAAGCAGTAGCGGATGGGATTTTCAATAGCAAATGGTATGAGGAGGATGTAAAAGTACAGAAAGATCTTAGCTTCGTACTGATGCGAGCAAAGAAACCGGTAAGATTGACTGCAGCAAAGTTGTTCGTTGTAACACGTGACTCCTTCACCCAG GTAATGAAACAGGCATACACTATATTTGCATTGATGTCCCAATTTCTGGACGACATTGCAAATTAA
- the LOC120897844 gene encoding odorant receptor 22b-like — protein sequence MFRILQILANELSDRKRNEGIWTVEFEKFSTLHDSVLRSAGTLEEILSGHMLLLYVSTIFSLCLSMVVLSLPIDDFILLLTTFVAFGYCIFQTFSFSYLGTELIEQSEAVADAIFHSKWYTQKLNRQKDMCFLMMRANKPVKLTAAKLFVVTRDSFTQVIKQAYTIFTLMSQFLDNPVN from the exons ATGTTTCGAATTCTGCAAATCCTGGCCAACGAGCTTTCAGATCGAAAACGGAATGAAGGAATATGGACAGTAGAGTTTGAAAAATTCTCAACTTTACATGATTCTGTGTTGAG aTCGGCTGGGACACTGGAGGAAATTCTTAGCGGACATATGCTTTTGCTTTATGTATCGACCATATTTTCTCTATGCCTGTCGATGGTTGTTTTGTCTTTG CCCATCGATGACTTTATTTTGCTGCTAACAACATTTGTCGCATTTGGCTACTGTATTTTTCAAACCTTTTCCTTCTCTTACCTCGGCACTGAACTCATTGAGCAAAGCGAAGCTGTAGCGGACGCAATTTTCCACAGCAAATGGTACACGCAGAAGCTGAACAGACAGAAAGACATGTGTTTCTTGATGATGCGAGCAAATAAGCCGGTGAAATTGACTGCCGCCAAGTTGTTCGTTGTAACACGCGATTCCTTCACCCAG GTGATTAAACAGGCATACACAATCTTTACATTGATGTCACAGTTTTTGGACAACCCtgtgaattaa